A region from the Acyrthosiphon pisum isolate AL4f chromosome A1, pea_aphid_22Mar2018_4r6ur, whole genome shotgun sequence genome encodes:
- the LOC100161043 gene encoding trehalase isoform X2 → MRITNLLVVCLAHFAYYTHANNQEFVHLARGYYHVSNGLQASCQSQIYCESDLLKDVQLAHIFPDSKTFVDMKLKYSESEILKNYQVLKDGNNGVVPKEKIVKFVDEHFMDGDELEVWTPSDFNESPSIANRIKDKNYKQWALGLNQVWKTLARKVKDDVRLHPDRYSLIWVPNGFAIPGGRFRELYYWDTYWIVNGMLLCDMSTTARGVIDNILSLVLQFGFMPNGGRVYYLNRSQPPMVTLMVSSYYKATNDFEYVKKVISILDSEFEFWTENRMVTFEKNGKSYTMARYYAPSRGPRPESYREDYESAEFLKTENEKQELYTQIKSAAETGWDFSSRWFITANGSDRGILADIKTTYIIPVDLNCILHKNALLLSSWYSKMGDTTKAEKYRAIAEKLVYSIQEVMWRPDLGAWFDWDMLNNKSREYFFVSNIVPLWTESYNMPKKAVASSVLGYLRDHHIIEADYTVNFNGTPTSLYNSSQQWDFPNAWPPLQAFIIQGLDRTQQKLAQQVSFRLAEVWLRSNYKSFAEKSMMFEKYDVLASGETGGGGEYTPQTGFGWTNGVVFEFLNRWGDTLSNGINDLRRHG, encoded by the exons atgCGTATTACTAACTTACTGGTCGTGTGTCTGGCACATTTTGCGTATTACACACATGCAAATAATCAGGAATTTGTTCATTTGGCAAGAGGATATTATCACGTATCCAATGGACTTCAGGCATCGTGTCAAAG CCAAATATACTGTGAAAGTGATCTACTGAAGGACGTACAACTAGCTCACATTTTTCCAGATTCGAAAACTTTTGTGGATATGAAACTAAAATACTCAGAATCTGAGATTTTAAAAAACTACCAAGTATTGAAAGACGGTAACAACGGTGTAGTGCCCAAAGAAAAGATAGTTAAATTTGTCGACGAACATTTCATGGACGGTGATGAGTTAGAGGTATGGACCCCTTCCGACTTTAATGAATCTCCTTCGATCGCCAATCGGATTAAAGACAAGAATTACAAACAGTGGGCATTGGGATTAAACCAAGTATGGAAAACCCTAGCGAGGAAAGTTAAGGACGACGTGAGATTACATCCTGACAGATATTCGCTGATATGGGTTCCAAATGGTTTTGCCATACCCGGAGGCCGATTTAGAGAACTTTACTATTGGGACACGTACTGGATTGTTAACGGGATGTTATTGTGTGACATGTCGACAACAGCTAGAGGTGttattgacaatatattatcGTTGGTGCTGCAATTTGGTTTCATGCCGAATGGTGGACGAGTGTACTACCTGAATAGATCACAACCGCCAATGGTGACGTTGATGGTATCAAGCTACTATAAAGCAACCAACGACTTtgaatatgtaaaaaaagtCATATCT atCTTAGATAGTGAATTCGAGTTTTGGACGGAAAACCGAATGGTTACTTTCGAGAAGAACGGCAAATCGTACACAATGGCAAGATACTACGCACCGTCAAGGGGTCCAAGACCAGAGTCTTATAG AGAGGACTACGAATCAGCagaatttttgaaaactgaaaacgAAAAACAAGAATTGTATACCCAAATTAAGTCTGCGGCAGAGACCGGATGGGACTTTTCAAGTAGATGGTTTATAACTGCCAACGGCTCGGATCGTG GGATATTGGCTGATATAAAAACGACGTATATAATACCAGTGGATTTGAACTGTATATTGCACAAGAATGCACTGTTGTTGAGTTCGTGGTATAGTAAGATGGGAGATACAACTAAAGCCGAGAAATATCGTGCGATCGCTGAGAAACTCGTCTACAGTATACAAGAA gttatGTGGAGACCAGACCTAGGGGCGTGGTTTGACTGGGatatgttgaataataaaagtcgagaatattttttcgtttccaATATTGTACCTCTATGGACAGAAAGCTACAATATGCCGAAAAAGGCTGTAGCTAGTTCAGTGTTGGGATATCTAAGAGATCATCATATCATCGAAGCCGATTATACTGTGAATTTTAACG GAACACCTACGTCTTTGTACAATTCATCACAACAGTGGGACTTCCCAAATGCGTGGCCTCCTCTACAAGCTTTCATCATTCAAGGTCTAGACAGGACACAACAGAAACTGGCACAACAGGTGTCATTTAGATTGGCTGAAGTTTGGTTACGctcaaattataaatcattcgCAGAGAAATCAATGATGTTcgaaaaa TATGATGTTCTAGCATCGGGAGAAACTGGTGGCGGTGGTGAATATACTCCGCAGACAGGTTTTGGTTGGACAAATGGAGTCGTGTTTGAGTTTTTAAATAGATGGGGCGATACATTATCTAACGGGATAAACG acttGAGAAGACACGGGTAA
- the LOC100161043 gene encoding trehalase isoform X1 → MRITNLLVVCLAHFAYYTHANNQEFVHLARGYYHVSNGLQASCQSQIYCESDLLKDVQLAHIFPDSKTFVDMKLKYSESEILKNYQVLKDGNNGVVPKEKIVKFVDEHFMDGDELEVWTPSDFNESPSIANRIKDKNYKQWALGLNQVWKTLARKVKDDVRLHPDRYSLIWVPNGFAIPGGRFRELYYWDTYWIVNGMLLCDMSTTARGVIDNILSLVLQFGFMPNGGRVYYLNRSQPPMVTLMVSSYYKATNDFEYVKKVISILDSEFEFWTENRMVTFEKNGKSYTMARYYAPSRGPRPESYREDYESAEFLKTENEKQELYTQIKSAAETGWDFSSRWFITANGSDRGILADIKTTYIIPVDLNCILHKNALLLSSWYSKMGDTTKAEKYRAIAEKLVYSIQEVMWRPDLGAWFDWDMLNNKSREYFFVSNIVPLWTESYNMPKKAVASSVLGYLRDHHIIEADYTVNFNGTPTSLYNSSQQWDFPNAWPPLQAFIIQGLDRTQQKLAQQVSFRLAEVWLRSNYKSFAEKSMMFEKYDVLASGETGGGGEYTPQTGFGWTNGVVFEFLNRWGDTLSNGINGCTTGYRYLCDFNRIRQQLMFWT, encoded by the exons atgCGTATTACTAACTTACTGGTCGTGTGTCTGGCACATTTTGCGTATTACACACATGCAAATAATCAGGAATTTGTTCATTTGGCAAGAGGATATTATCACGTATCCAATGGACTTCAGGCATCGTGTCAAAG CCAAATATACTGTGAAAGTGATCTACTGAAGGACGTACAACTAGCTCACATTTTTCCAGATTCGAAAACTTTTGTGGATATGAAACTAAAATACTCAGAATCTGAGATTTTAAAAAACTACCAAGTATTGAAAGACGGTAACAACGGTGTAGTGCCCAAAGAAAAGATAGTTAAATTTGTCGACGAACATTTCATGGACGGTGATGAGTTAGAGGTATGGACCCCTTCCGACTTTAATGAATCTCCTTCGATCGCCAATCGGATTAAAGACAAGAATTACAAACAGTGGGCATTGGGATTAAACCAAGTATGGAAAACCCTAGCGAGGAAAGTTAAGGACGACGTGAGATTACATCCTGACAGATATTCGCTGATATGGGTTCCAAATGGTTTTGCCATACCCGGAGGCCGATTTAGAGAACTTTACTATTGGGACACGTACTGGATTGTTAACGGGATGTTATTGTGTGACATGTCGACAACAGCTAGAGGTGttattgacaatatattatcGTTGGTGCTGCAATTTGGTTTCATGCCGAATGGTGGACGAGTGTACTACCTGAATAGATCACAACCGCCAATGGTGACGTTGATGGTATCAAGCTACTATAAAGCAACCAACGACTTtgaatatgtaaaaaaagtCATATCT atCTTAGATAGTGAATTCGAGTTTTGGACGGAAAACCGAATGGTTACTTTCGAGAAGAACGGCAAATCGTACACAATGGCAAGATACTACGCACCGTCAAGGGGTCCAAGACCAGAGTCTTATAG AGAGGACTACGAATCAGCagaatttttgaaaactgaaaacgAAAAACAAGAATTGTATACCCAAATTAAGTCTGCGGCAGAGACCGGATGGGACTTTTCAAGTAGATGGTTTATAACTGCCAACGGCTCGGATCGTG GGATATTGGCTGATATAAAAACGACGTATATAATACCAGTGGATTTGAACTGTATATTGCACAAGAATGCACTGTTGTTGAGTTCGTGGTATAGTAAGATGGGAGATACAACTAAAGCCGAGAAATATCGTGCGATCGCTGAGAAACTCGTCTACAGTATACAAGAA gttatGTGGAGACCAGACCTAGGGGCGTGGTTTGACTGGGatatgttgaataataaaagtcgagaatattttttcgtttccaATATTGTACCTCTATGGACAGAAAGCTACAATATGCCGAAAAAGGCTGTAGCTAGTTCAGTGTTGGGATATCTAAGAGATCATCATATCATCGAAGCCGATTATACTGTGAATTTTAACG GAACACCTACGTCTTTGTACAATTCATCACAACAGTGGGACTTCCCAAATGCGTGGCCTCCTCTACAAGCTTTCATCATTCAAGGTCTAGACAGGACACAACAGAAACTGGCACAACAGGTGTCATTTAGATTGGCTGAAGTTTGGTTACGctcaaattataaatcattcgCAGAGAAATCAATGATGTTcgaaaaa TATGATGTTCTAGCATCGGGAGAAACTGGTGGCGGTGGTGAATATACTCCGCAGACAGGTTTTGGTTGGACAAATGGAGTCGTGTTTGAGTTTTTAAATAGATGGGGCGATACATTATCTAACGGGATAAACG gATGTACTACCGGTTATAGATATTTGTGTGATTTCAATAGGATCAGACAACAGTTAATGTTTtgg acttGA